One Coccinella septempunctata chromosome 1, icCocSept1.1, whole genome shotgun sequence DNA window includes the following coding sequences:
- the LOC123322712 gene encoding histone H4, whose product MTGRGKGGKGLGKGGAKRHRKVLRDNIQGITKPAIRRLARRGGVKRISGLIYEETRGVLKVFLENVIRDAVTYTEHAKRKTVTAMDVVYALKRQGRTLYGFGG is encoded by the coding sequence ATGACTGGTCGAGGTAAAGGTGGTAAAGGTTTGGGTAAAGGTGGAGCCAAGCGTCACAGGAAAGTACTCCGAGACAATATCCAAGGTATCACCAAACCCGCTATCAGGAGATTGGCTAGGCGTGGAGGTGTCAAGCGTATTTCTGGCCTCATTTACGAAGAAACTCGTGGAGTGTTGAAGGTGTTCCTGGAAAATGTAATCAGGGACGCTGTCACATATACCGAACATGCAAAGAGAAAAACTGTTACCGCCATGGACGTTGTATATGCCCTCAAACGTCAAGGACGTACATTGTACGGTTTCGGCGGTTGA
- the LOC123321539 gene encoding histone H3: MARTKQTARKSTGGKAPRKQLATKAARKSAPATGGVKKPHRYRPGTVALREIRRYQKSTELLIRKLPFQRLVREIAQDFKTDLRFQSSAVMALQEASEAYLVGLFEDTNLCAIHAKRVTIMPKDIQLARRIRGERA, encoded by the coding sequence ATGGCTCGTACTAAGCAGACTGCTAGAAAGTCGACTGGTGGTAAGGCTCCGCGAAAACAATTAGCCACCAAAGCTGCACGTAAAAGTGCTCCAGCCACAGGCGGTGTGAAGAAACCTCACCGTTACCGTCCGGGAACCGTTGCTTTACGTGAAATACGACGTTATCAGAAGAGTACCGAGTTGCTGATCCGTAAATTGCCCTTTCAGAGGTTGGTACGTGAGATCGCTCAGGATTTCAAAACTGATCTCAGATTTCAAAGTTCCGCCGTAATGGCACTTCAAGAAGCTAGCGAAGCTTATTTGGTTGGACTTTTCGAGGATACAAACTTGTGTGCGATCCACGCCAAAAGAGTAACTATCATGCCGAAGGACATTCAACTTGCTAGACGTATCAGGGGTGAACGTGCCTAA
- the LOC123322765 gene encoding histone H1B-like has translation MIRISRKHDKSDFGNREKTSAKSKHVKPSHPPTSDMVNSAIKGLKERSGSSLQAIKKYIGSNYKVDSEKLAPFIRKYLKSAVQSGSLIQTKGKGASGSFKLAAAGSTTNASKKVAKKLVKSADGANKNASSTTAADKKNKSPARSTSTVSKSKKRAAIATEKKKPKLTKSPSKAKKAIKSPTKRPKAPKPKTVKSVTAPKKVTSPKKKK, from the exons atgataaGAATATCCAGGAAACATGACAAGAGCGACTttggcaa CCGAGAAAAAACCTCAGCGAAGTCTAAACATGTCAAACCCAGCCATCCCCCAACTTCCGATATGGTTaacagtgccatcaaaggattgAAAGAAAGGAGCGGGTCCTCGTTGCAAGCAATCAAGAAATACATCGGTTCGAATTACAAAGTCGATTCTGAAAAACTTGCACCGTTCATAAGAAAATATCTGAAGTCCGCTGTACAGTCCGGTTCCTTGATTCAGACCAAAGGAAAAGGAGCGTCTGGTTCTTTCAAATTGGCCGCTGCCGGATCTACAACTAACGCGTCGAAGAAGgttgcgaaaaaattggtcaagtcgGCCGATGGAGCAAATAAGAATGCATCATCTACAACGGCAGCCGACAAGAAGAACAAATCCCCTGCCAGGTCTACATCTACAGTGAGTAAGTCGAAAAAGAGAGCGGCAATTGCTACAGAAAAGAAGAAGCCAAAATTAACGAAATCTCCTTCGAAAGCTAAGAAGGCAATCAAATCGCCGACGAAGAGGCCCAAAGCACCGAAACCAAAAACGGTCAAATCAGTAACGGCTCCGAAGAAAGTAACGTCTCCcaaaaagaaaaagtaa
- the LOC123316568 gene encoding histone H2B, giving the protein MPPKTSGKAAKKAGKAQKNISKTDKKKKRKRKESYAIYIYKVLKQVHPDTGISSKAMSIMNSFVNDIFERIAAEASRLAHYNKRSTITSREIQTAVRLLLPGELAKHAVSEGTKAVTKYTSSK; this is encoded by the coding sequence ATGCCTCCGAAAACTAGCGGAAAAGCGGCTAAAAAGGCGGGCAAGGcccagaaaaatatttccaagacTGACAAGAAGAAAAAACGGAAGAGGAAGGAAAGTTACGCCATCTACATTTACAAGGTATTGAAACAAGTGCATCCCGATACCGGTATTTCTAGCAAAGCTATGAGTATAATGAACAGTTTTGTGAATGATATCTTCGAACGTATCGCTGCTGAAGCGAGCAGACTTGCTCACTACAATAAACGTTCTACGATTACTAGCAGGGAAATTCAGACTGCGGTACGGCTTCTCTTACCTGGCGAGCTGGCTAAGCACGCAGTCAGCGAAGGTACCAAAGCAGTCACCAAGTACACTAGTTCAAAATAA
- the LOC123322699 gene encoding histone H2A, translated as MSGRGKGGKVKGKAKSRSNRAGLQFPVGRIHRLLRKGNYAERVGAGAPVYLAAVMEYLAAEVLELAGNAARDNKKTRIIPRHLQLAIRNDEELNKLLSGVTIAQGGVLPNIQAVLLPKKTEKKS; from the coding sequence ATGTCGGGTCGTGGTAAAGGCGGTAAAGTTAAGGGTAAAGCGAAGTCTCGTTCAAATAGAGCGGGATTACAGTTTCCCGTTGGACGTATCCATCGTTTGTTGCGAAAGGGAAATTACGCCGAACGAGTAGGAGCGGGAGCACCCGTTTACCTGGCAGCCGTGATGGAATATCTCGCTGCTGAAGTATTGGAATTGGCCGGTAACGCCGCTAGAGACAACAAGAAGACTAGGATCATTCCACGCCATCTTCAGTTGGCCATTAGAAACGACGAAGAATTGAACAAGTTACTCTCTGGAGTCACTATTGCTCAGGGTGGAGTTTTACCAAATATCCAAGCGGTACTTTTGCCGAAAAAAACCGAAAAGAAATCATAA